In one window of Nocardiopsis aegyptia DNA:
- a CDS encoding type I polyketide synthase — MTIDDAHDGPPDAIAVIGMAGRFPQAPDTDALWDHLLHGHDAVTPVDGEGTRTRAKGVLTGHDLFDASFFGVSPMEAERTDPQHRLFLETAWQALEQAGHGAAANRPVTGLFAGSSMSTYLLDVLASPRHRDVLDDSQLLIGCDKDYLATRIAHRLDLRGPAVVVQSACSTSLVAVHMAGQALLAGECDMALAGGVAVRGESGLDRRADRPDGMVSPAGRCRAFDASANGMVSGDGVGAVVLRRLDDALRDGDRVHAVIRGSAVNNDGAVKAGYTAPGVAGQVAVIRAAHAVAGVDPATIGFVEAHGTGTRLGDPIEVAALAEAFGPAGGRESCALGSVKTNIGHLDAAAGVVSLIKAVLAVREGVIPPTLHFERPNPELRLESTPFHINTEPIPWRPESGARRAGVSSFGIGGTNAHVVLEQAPPVSRPDPGHAWQLVPVSARTPGARDQALADIGRALAHSEDVADAAHTLQTGREEFEYRGAMVLAAGTRAKTGAHAETGTHAGGTGGGRVHRPVLGRAGAPLPVAYLFPGQGSQYPGMAASLYAAEPLFRDELDLCADAVREAGGPDPRAALGLPGTHDTGRPVPDLDRTDVTQPALFAVGYALARLWTAWGIEPHLLLGHSLGELTAACVAGVMSREDGARLVVARGAAMLACRSGAMTAVALPESALSDALPPQVEIAAVNTRFQTVVSGPEPGIAALEAELDRREARYTRLRTRRAFHSAAMEPAVEAVTRVAADLPLAKPQLTVLSNVTGRPLTADEATDPAYWGRQLRAPVRFADGVDHLAASGPYLAVETGPGATLRGMVADLGREGTPTETVCSLPGPGREADELRFALTSLARLWVRGAPVRWSGLHGGRRRRRVPLPTYPFERRRYAVEPAPLTGPDAEPPTRDPATPDAPAQRAEEGTATESGLNETERLIAQVWERLLGTAVTGPDESFFDLGGTSLIGLHVLDELSALFGVPLPKAAVYESPTVGELALLIEEALVGALEQQAEDDDGQRADGTRTDHTHATEVTR; from the coding sequence ATGACCATCGATGACGCACACGACGGCCCCCCGGACGCGATCGCGGTCATCGGGATGGCCGGCCGCTTCCCGCAGGCCCCCGACACGGACGCACTGTGGGACCACCTCCTGCACGGGCACGACGCGGTGACCCCCGTGGACGGGGAGGGCACGCGCACTCGGGCCAAGGGCGTCCTGACCGGGCACGACCTGTTCGACGCGTCCTTCTTCGGGGTCAGCCCGATGGAGGCCGAACGCACCGACCCCCAGCACCGGCTGTTCCTGGAGACGGCCTGGCAGGCCCTGGAGCAGGCGGGCCACGGCGCGGCCGCGAACAGGCCGGTGACCGGCCTGTTCGCGGGCTCGTCCATGAGCACCTACCTGCTGGACGTGCTCGCCAGCCCCCGTCACCGGGACGTCCTGGACGACTCGCAACTGCTCATCGGCTGCGACAAGGACTACCTGGCGACCCGGATCGCCCACCGGCTCGACCTGCGCGGACCGGCCGTCGTCGTGCAGTCGGCGTGCTCCACCTCCCTGGTGGCCGTGCACATGGCGGGCCAGGCGCTGCTGGCGGGCGAGTGCGACATGGCCCTGGCCGGCGGTGTCGCGGTGCGCGGCGAGTCCGGCCTGGACCGACGCGCCGACCGCCCGGACGGCATGGTCTCGCCGGCCGGGCGCTGCCGCGCCTTCGACGCCTCCGCGAACGGGATGGTCAGCGGGGACGGGGTGGGGGCCGTGGTCCTGCGCCGACTGGACGACGCCCTGCGCGACGGCGATCGCGTGCACGCGGTCATCCGAGGCTCGGCCGTCAACAACGACGGCGCGGTCAAGGCCGGGTACACCGCGCCCGGGGTCGCGGGACAGGTCGCGGTCATCCGCGCCGCGCACGCCGTCGCCGGGGTGGATCCGGCCACCATCGGGTTCGTGGAGGCGCACGGGACGGGTACCCGGCTCGGCGATCCGATCGAGGTGGCCGCGCTCGCCGAGGCGTTCGGGCCCGCGGGCGGCCGGGAGAGCTGTGCCCTGGGGTCGGTCAAGACGAACATCGGCCACCTCGACGCCGCCGCCGGAGTGGTCTCGCTGATCAAGGCGGTGCTCGCGGTGCGGGAGGGGGTCATCCCGCCCACGCTGCACTTCGAACGGCCCAACCCGGAGCTCCGGCTGGAGTCCACCCCGTTCCACATCAACACCGAGCCCATCCCCTGGCGACCCGAGTCGGGCGCGCGCAGGGCGGGTGTGAGCTCCTTCGGTATCGGCGGGACCAACGCACACGTCGTCCTCGAACAGGCCCCGCCCGTGTCCCGTCCCGATCCCGGGCACGCCTGGCAGCTGGTTCCGGTCAGCGCACGCACGCCCGGGGCCCGCGACCAGGCCCTCGCCGACATCGGACGGGCCCTCGCCCACTCGGAGGACGTCGCCGACGCCGCGCACACCCTGCAGACCGGCAGGGAGGAGTTCGAGTACCGGGGGGCGATGGTGCTCGCAGCCGGGACGCGGGCGAAGACCGGGGCGCACGCGGAAACTGGAACGCACGCGGGCGGCACCGGTGGGGGGCGTGTGCACCGGCCTGTGCTGGGGCGTGCGGGTGCTCCGCTGCCGGTGGCCTACCTCTTCCCCGGGCAGGGGTCGCAGTACCCGGGGATGGCGGCCTCCCTGTACGCGGCCGAACCCCTCTTCCGCGACGAACTCGACCTGTGCGCGGACGCCGTGCGCGAGGCGGGCGGCCCGGACCCGCGCGCCGCGCTCGGCCTGCCCGGCACGCACGACACCGGGCGGCCGGTTCCGGACCTGGACCGGACGGACGTCACCCAGCCCGCGCTGTTCGCGGTCGGATACGCGCTGGCCCGGCTGTGGACGGCATGGGGGATCGAACCGCACCTCCTGCTGGGGCACAGCCTCGGCGAGCTGACCGCCGCCTGCGTCGCCGGGGTGATGTCGCGCGAGGACGGCGCCCGTCTGGTGGTGGCGCGCGGTGCGGCGATGCTGGCCTGCAGGTCCGGGGCGATGACCGCCGTCGCCCTGCCCGAGAGCGCGCTGTCCGACGCGCTCCCGCCGCAGGTGGAGATCGCGGCCGTCAACACCCGGTTCCAGACCGTCGTCTCCGGCCCCGAACCCGGGATCGCCGCCCTCGAAGCCGAACTGGACCGCCGCGAGGCCCGGTACACCAGGCTGAGGACCCGGCGCGCCTTCCACTCCGCCGCCATGGAGCCCGCGGTCGAGGCGGTCACCCGGGTCGCGGCCGACCTCCCCCTGGCCAAACCGCAGCTGACGGTCCTGTCCAACGTCACCGGCCGGCCGCTGACCGCCGACGAGGCGACCGACCCCGCCTACTGGGGCCGACAGCTCCGGGCGCCGGTGCGCTTCGCCGACGGGGTGGACCACCTGGCCGCCTCGGGCCCCTACCTGGCGGTGGAGACGGGACCGGGGGCGACACTGCGCGGCATGGTCGCCGACCTCGGCCGGGAGGGGACTCCCACCGAGACCGTGTGCTCGCTGCCGGGCCCCGGCCGAGAGGCCGACGAACTGCGGTTCGCCCTCACCTCGCTGGCCCGGCTCTGGGTGCGCGGGGCGCCCGTGCGCTGGTCGGGCCTGCACGGCGGTCGACGGCGCCGCCGGGTACCGCTGCCGACCTACCCCTTCGAGCGGCGCCGGTACGCGGTCGAACCCGCGCCCCTCACCGGGCCGGACGCGGAGCCGCCGACGCGGGACCCCGCGACCCCCGACGCCCCCGCGCAGCGGGCGGAGGAGGGGACCGCGACGGAGTCCGGGCTCAACGAGACCGAACGGCTCATCGCCCAGGTCTGGGAGCGCCTGCTCGGGACCGCCGTCACGGGTCCGGACGAGTCCTTCTTCGACCTGGGCGGCACGTCGCTGATCGGCCTGCACGTCCTGGACGAACTCTCCGCCCTGTTCGGGGTGCCACTGCCGAAGGCGGCCGTCTACGAGAGCCCCACCGTCGGCGAACTGGCGCTCCTGATCGAGGAAGCCCTGGTGGGCGCGCTGGAGCAGCAGGCCGAGGACGACGACGGGCAGCGCGCGGACGGCACGCGCACCGACCACACCCACGCGACGGAGGTGACCCGATGA